TTCGGCCGTGGTGAGGCCGTACTTCACCGGCATCGGATCGCCGCCGTGCAGCACCACGCCGGCCCCCGCCGCCACCAGCAGCAGGGCCACCAGGGGCAGCAGCGGCGCCGAGCGGCTGCGGCCATCGAAGGGCACCCCGAAACTCAGCACCCGGCGCTGGCTTGTCGCCAGCCGCGGCCCGCGGCGTGCGTAGCTGTCGAGCATGCCGGCCAGCTCCTGGGGCTCCGGGCGACGCAGGCGATGGGCGATCAGGAAGGCGCCGGCCTGGGCGTCCGTGCAGCGGCCGTCGAGCAGGTGGTCGAGGGCTTCGCCGGCCTCGGCCCGGCTCAGGGCCCGGCCGCTGCGTTCGCCGCTGCCCAGGGCGGCGATCAGTTCGCGGAAGCGGCGCCGGTCGGCCCCCAGCGCCTCCGCCCGCTCCAGCCGCCTCTGCGCCGTCCATTCCCCCCCGGGGCTCGGCGTCGACATGCGCGGCGACCTCCTTACGGTGATCCCTAGGGTGAGGGGCATGCCCGGGATCATCGCAAGCCCCCTTCTGTTGGTGGTGCATGGCCGTGCCGGTGGCGTCATCCCCGCCGAACTGCAGGTCCTGGCCAGGGAGCTGGAGGCGGGGCGCGGGGCTCCGGTGGGGCTGGAGGCCCTGACGGCGGCGCTGCCGCCGGATGCCCCTTGCGGCAGCGCCGCCGCCCCCCTGGTGCTGGTGCCCCTGTTCCTTCTGCCCGGCAGCCATGTGCGCCGGGACGTGCCACGGATCGCCGAGCGCTGCCGCCGGCGCGGGCCGGTGCGGCGCCTGCCGTTCCTGGGGGCCTGGGCCGCCTGGCAAAGGGCCCTGGCCGCCGAGCTGGCGGCGCTGCAGGGCCGCCCGGTGCCCTGGCTGCTGCATCACCCGCTGGAGGGGCCGCTGGGGGCGGCGTTCCTGGCCCACCTGGAGGCGGTCACCGGTGCCCGCTGCCACGCCACTCCATACAGTGCCCCCAATCCCGAGGACGCTCCGCTGCCCCTGCCCGGCCCCGCCCTGCCCCTGGCCCTGGCGGCCAACCGGCTCACCGACGCCCTGCCGCCGTCGCTGGGACGGCCGCTGCTGCAGCGGCCCCGGTTCCGGGCCGTGGTGCTGGAGGCCCTGATGGCCTTGCCATGACGGAGCCATGACGGACGAGACCCCGGCCCCCCGCGTTGATGACGGCCCCGGGACTGTGTACCTGGTGGGGGCGGGCCCGGGGGATCCGGACCTGCTCACCCTGCGGGCC
This genomic stretch from Cyanobium gracile PCC 6307 harbors:
- a CDS encoding CbiX/SirB N-terminal domain-containing protein, whose translation is MPGIIASPLLLVVHGRAGGVIPAELQVLARELEAGRGAPVGLEALTAALPPDAPCGSAAAPLVLVPLFLLPGSHVRRDVPRIAERCRRRGPVRRLPFLGAWAAWQRALAAELAALQGRPVPWLLHHPLEGPLGAAFLAHLEAVTGARCHATPYSAPNPEDAPLPLPGPALPLALAANRLTDALPPSLGRPLLQRPRFRAVVLEALMALP